In Oryza sativa Japonica Group chromosome 2, ASM3414082v1, the following are encoded in one genomic region:
- the LOC4328599 gene encoding zinc finger CCCH domain-containing protein 14 isoform 1 (isoform 1 is encoded by transcript variant 1) has protein sequence MEVGGRKRGKPDGANGAGGKRARESESFQTGVGSKSKPCTKFFSTSGCPFGEGCHFLHHFPGGYQAVAKMTNLGGPAIAPPPGRMPMGNAVPDGPPTPTVKTRLCNKYNTAEGCKWGDKCHFAHGERELGKPMLMDSSMPPPMGPRPTGHFAPPPMPSPAMSTPASFGASATAKISVDASLAGGIIGRGGVNTKQISRVTGAKLAIRDHESDTNLKNIELEGTFDQIKNASAMVRELIVSIGGGAPPQGKKPVGGSHRGGGPGSNFKTKLCENFTKGSCTFGDRCHFAHGENELRKSAAA, from the exons ATGGAAGTCGGCGGCCGCAAGAGGGGCAAGCCCGACGGTGCGAACGGCGCCGGCGGGAAGCGCGCGCGAG AATCGGAGTCATTTCAAACCGGTGTAGGAAGCAAATCGAAGCCATGCACCAAATTTTTCAG TACCTCTGGTTGCCCCTTTGGTGAGGGTTGCCACTTCCTCCACCACTTCCCTGGTGGCTACCAAGCTGTTGCAAAGATGACCAATCTTGGTGGTCCAGCTATTGCGCCGCCTCCAGGAAGAATGCCAATGGGAAATGCTGTTCCTGATGGGCCACCAACACCCACTGTTAAGACTCGCCTGTGCAACAAGTATAACACTGCAGAGGGATGCAAATGGGGGGATAAGTGCCACTTTGCGCACGGTGAGAGGGAGCTCGGCAAGCCTATGTTGATGGATAGCTCAATGCCTCCCCCAATGGGACCAAGGCCCACTGGTCACTTTGCACCTCCACCAATGCCTAGCCCTGCCATGTCCACTCCAGCAAGCTTTGGCGCTTCGGCCACAGCCAAGATCAGTGTTGATGCATCTCTTGCAGGTGGCATAATCGGGAGGGGTGGGGTTAACACAAAGCAGATATCCAGAGTCACAGGGGCCAAGCTGGCCATCCGTGATCATGAATCAGACACCAACTTGAAAAACATTGAGCTTGAGGGCACATTTGATCAGATCAAGAACGCTAGTGCAATGGTGAGGGAGCTGATTGTCAGCATCGGTGGCGGTGCCCCTCCACAAGGCAAGAAACCTGTGGGAGGATCCCACCGCGGGGGAGGCCCCGGAAGCAACTTCAAGACCAAGCTGTGCGAGAACTTCACCAAAGGGTCGTGCACTTTTGGCGACAGGTGCCATTTTGCCCATGGTGAAAATGAGCTTCGGAAATCAGCTGCTGCTTGA
- the LOC4328599 gene encoding zinc finger CCCH domain-containing protein 14 isoform 2 (isoform 2 is encoded by transcript variant 2) — translation MTNLGGPAIAPPPGRMPMGNAVPDGPPTPTVKTRLCNKYNTAEGCKWGDKCHFAHGERELGKPMLMDSSMPPPMGPRPTGHFAPPPMPSPAMSTPASFGASATAKISVDASLAGGIIGRGGVNTKQISRVTGAKLAIRDHESDTNLKNIELEGTFDQIKNASAMVRELIVSIGGGAPPQGKKPVGGSHRGGGPGSNFKTKLCENFTKGSCTFGDRCHFAHGENELRKSAAA, via the coding sequence ATGACCAATCTTGGTGGTCCAGCTATTGCGCCGCCTCCAGGAAGAATGCCAATGGGAAATGCTGTTCCTGATGGGCCACCAACACCCACTGTTAAGACTCGCCTGTGCAACAAGTATAACACTGCAGAGGGATGCAAATGGGGGGATAAGTGCCACTTTGCGCACGGTGAGAGGGAGCTCGGCAAGCCTATGTTGATGGATAGCTCAATGCCTCCCCCAATGGGACCAAGGCCCACTGGTCACTTTGCACCTCCACCAATGCCTAGCCCTGCCATGTCCACTCCAGCAAGCTTTGGCGCTTCGGCCACAGCCAAGATCAGTGTTGATGCATCTCTTGCAGGTGGCATAATCGGGAGGGGTGGGGTTAACACAAAGCAGATATCCAGAGTCACAGGGGCCAAGCTGGCCATCCGTGATCATGAATCAGACACCAACTTGAAAAACATTGAGCTTGAGGGCACATTTGATCAGATCAAGAACGCTAGTGCAATGGTGAGGGAGCTGATTGTCAGCATCGGTGGCGGTGCCCCTCCACAAGGCAAGAAACCTGTGGGAGGATCCCACCGCGGGGGAGGCCCCGGAAGCAACTTCAAGACCAAGCTGTGCGAGAACTTCACCAAAGGGTCGTGCACTTTTGGCGACAGGTGCCATTTTGCCCATGGTGAAAATGAGCTTCGGAAATCAGCTGCTGCTTGA
- the LOC4328600 gene encoding non-structural maintenance of chromosomes element 4 homolog A isoform 1 (isoform 1 is encoded by transcript variant 1) translates to MAEGSSGGGGRQQQQGVAERRLLRSRYLAVKNLISDEKDDMARAGSDTFAAIITQVDCLHELVQRPREQIADAETLLDIANTLVTSVRSQSSEGITPSDFVTAMLKKFGQSGGLDSEAASLRWGDVGLSVSHVFRAAPGCCTMLGPMNTEVKQRKAVVANRKRTARPTENARPEQLAESLEGVKTDTDRNVSVIFDILRRNKRARLENIVLNRRSFAQTVENVFALSFLVKDGRVAINIDDNGHHIVYPRNAPAASAIASGEVSYSHFVFRFDFKDWKLMQEVVPDGEELMPHRNPENIPCAEDHDQADPPELCAQRTPIRKLTRNRGLVMQQDQMVVAETPEEKQPTSKRRRLFRDQQS, encoded by the exons ATGGCGgagggcagcagcggcggcggcgggaggcagcagcagcagggggtTGCGGAGCGGCGGCTGCTCCGGTCGCGGTACCTCGCCGTGAAGAATCTCATCAGCG ATGAGAAGGATGACATGGCGAGGGCGGGCTCCGACACGTTCGCCGCCATCATCACGCAGGTGGACTGCCTGCACGAGCTCG TGCAGAGGCCTAGGGAGCAAATAGCTGATGCAGAAACTCTGTTGGACATTGCAAACACTTTGGTAACATCCGTTAGGTCTCAGTCAAGTGAAGGAATCACTCCCTCTGATTTCGTAACAGCCATGCTGAAGAAATTTGGGCAATCAGGGGGCCTTGATTCTGAGGCTGCCTCATTGCGCTGGGGGGATGTTGGGCTTTCTGTGTCCCATGTCTTCAGGGCTGCACCTGGATGCTGCACTAT GCTTGGACCCATGAATACAGAAGTAAAACAACGGAAGGCTGTGGTTGCCAATAGAAAACGGACTGCGAGGCCAACGGAAAATGCTCGTCCTGAACAG CTTGCTGAATCTTTGGAGGGAGTAAAGACAGACACTGATAGGAATGTGTCTGTCATATTTGATATCCTGAGGAGGAATAAAAGGGCAAGGCTGGAGAACATTGTTTTGAACAGGCGTTCTTTTGCCCAAACTGTTGAGAACGTTTTTGCACTGTCCTTCCTAGTTAAAGATGGCAGGGTGGCAATAAACATAGATGACAACGGGCATCATATAGTCT ATCCTAGAAATGCTCCTGCTGCTAGTGCGATAGCCTCAGGAGAAGTCTCCTACAGCCATTTTGTTTTCAGATTTGATTTCAAAGACTGGAAG CTTATGCAAGAAGTCGTTCCGGACGGGGAAGAACTGATGCCACACAGGAACCCCGAGAACATCCCCTGCGCCGAAGATCATGACCAGGCTGATCCACCGGAGCTATGCGCGCAAAGAACACCTATCAGGAAGCTCACCCGGAACCGGGGCCTGGTGATGCAGCAGGACCAGATGGTGGTCGCGGAGACGCCCGAGGAGAAGCAGCCAACCTCCAAGCGGAGGCGCCTCTTCAGAGACCAACAATCTTGA
- the LOC4328600 gene encoding non-structural maintenance of chromosomes element 4 homolog A isoform 2 (isoform 2 is encoded by transcript variant 2) yields the protein MAEGSSGGGGRQQQQGVAERRLLRSRYLAVKNLISVQRPREQIADAETLLDIANTLVTSVRSQSSEGITPSDFVTAMLKKFGQSGGLDSEAASLRWGDVGLSVSHVFRAAPGCCTMLGPMNTEVKQRKAVVANRKRTARPTENARPEQLAESLEGVKTDTDRNVSVIFDILRRNKRARLENIVLNRRSFAQTVENVFALSFLVKDGRVAINIDDNGHHIVYPRNAPAASAIASGEVSYSHFVFRFDFKDWKLMQEVVPDGEELMPHRNPENIPCAEDHDQADPPELCAQRTPIRKLTRNRGLVMQQDQMVVAETPEEKQPTSKRRRLFRDQQS from the exons ATGGCGgagggcagcagcggcggcggcgggaggcagcagcagcagggggtTGCGGAGCGGCGGCTGCTCCGGTCGCGGTACCTCGCCGTGAAGAATCTCATCAGCG TGCAGAGGCCTAGGGAGCAAATAGCTGATGCAGAAACTCTGTTGGACATTGCAAACACTTTGGTAACATCCGTTAGGTCTCAGTCAAGTGAAGGAATCACTCCCTCTGATTTCGTAACAGCCATGCTGAAGAAATTTGGGCAATCAGGGGGCCTTGATTCTGAGGCTGCCTCATTGCGCTGGGGGGATGTTGGGCTTTCTGTGTCCCATGTCTTCAGGGCTGCACCTGGATGCTGCACTAT GCTTGGACCCATGAATACAGAAGTAAAACAACGGAAGGCTGTGGTTGCCAATAGAAAACGGACTGCGAGGCCAACGGAAAATGCTCGTCCTGAACAG CTTGCTGAATCTTTGGAGGGAGTAAAGACAGACACTGATAGGAATGTGTCTGTCATATTTGATATCCTGAGGAGGAATAAAAGGGCAAGGCTGGAGAACATTGTTTTGAACAGGCGTTCTTTTGCCCAAACTGTTGAGAACGTTTTTGCACTGTCCTTCCTAGTTAAAGATGGCAGGGTGGCAATAAACATAGATGACAACGGGCATCATATAGTCT ATCCTAGAAATGCTCCTGCTGCTAGTGCGATAGCCTCAGGAGAAGTCTCCTACAGCCATTTTGTTTTCAGATTTGATTTCAAAGACTGGAAG CTTATGCAAGAAGTCGTTCCGGACGGGGAAGAACTGATGCCACACAGGAACCCCGAGAACATCCCCTGCGCCGAAGATCATGACCAGGCTGATCCACCGGAGCTATGCGCGCAAAGAACACCTATCAGGAAGCTCACCCGGAACCGGGGCCTGGTGATGCAGCAGGACCAGATGGTGGTCGCGGAGACGCCCGAGGAGAAGCAGCCAACCTCCAAGCGGAGGCGCCTCTTCAGAGACCAACAATCTTGA
- the LOC4328600 gene encoding non-structural maintenance of chromosomes element 4 homolog A isoform X1: protein MRRMTWRGRAPTRSPPSSRRWTACTSSRPREQIADAETLLDIANTLVTSVRSQSSEGITPSDFVTAMLKKFGQSGGLDSEAASLRWGDVGLSVSHVFRAAPGCCTMLGPMNTEVKQRKAVVANRKRTARPTENARPEQLAESLEGVKTDTDRNVSVIFDILRRNKRARLENIVLNRRSFAQTVENVFALSFLVKDGRVAINIDDNGHHIVYPRNAPAASAIASGEVSYSHFVFRFDFKDWKLMQEVVPDGEELMPHRNPENIPCAEDHDQADPPELCAQRTPIRKLTRNRGLVMQQDQMVVAETPEEKQPTSKRRRLFRDQQS from the exons ATGAGAAGGATGACATGGCGAGGGCGGGCTCCGACACGTTCGCCGCCATCATCACGCAGGTGGACTGCCTGCACGAGCTCG AGGCCTAGGGAGCAAATAGCTGATGCAGAAACTCTGTTGGACATTGCAAACACTTTGGTAACATCCGTTAGGTCTCAGTCAAGTGAAGGAATCACTCCCTCTGATTTCGTAACAGCCATGCTGAAGAAATTTGGGCAATCAGGGGGCCTTGATTCTGAGGCTGCCTCATTGCGCTGGGGGGATGTTGGGCTTTCTGTGTCCCATGTCTTCAGGGCTGCACCTGGATGCTGCACTAT GCTTGGACCCATGAATACAGAAGTAAAACAACGGAAGGCTGTGGTTGCCAATAGAAAACGGACTGCGAGGCCAACGGAAAATGCTCGTCCTGAACAG CTTGCTGAATCTTTGGAGGGAGTAAAGACAGACACTGATAGGAATGTGTCTGTCATATTTGATATCCTGAGGAGGAATAAAAGGGCAAGGCTGGAGAACATTGTTTTGAACAGGCGTTCTTTTGCCCAAACTGTTGAGAACGTTTTTGCACTGTCCTTCCTAGTTAAAGATGGCAGGGTGGCAATAAACATAGATGACAACGGGCATCATATAGTCT ATCCTAGAAATGCTCCTGCTGCTAGTGCGATAGCCTCAGGAGAAGTCTCCTACAGCCATTTTGTTTTCAGATTTGATTTCAAAGACTGGAAG CTTATGCAAGAAGTCGTTCCGGACGGGGAAGAACTGATGCCACACAGGAACCCCGAGAACATCCCCTGCGCCGAAGATCATGACCAGGCTGATCCACCGGAGCTATGCGCGCAAAGAACACCTATCAGGAAGCTCACCCGGAACCGGGGCCTGGTGATGCAGCAGGACCAGATGGTGGTCGCGGAGACGCCCGAGGAGAAGCAGCCAACCTCCAAGCGGAGGCGCCTCTTCAGAGACCAACAATCTTGA
- the LOC4328601 gene encoding leucine-rich repeat receptor protein kinase MSL1 precursor, with the protein MVRQYHVCLFTLLLCFIPITALAESDIKNLFALRKAIAVGKGFLHNWFELETPPCNWSGISCVGLTVVAIDLSSTPLYVDFPSQIIAFQSLVRLNVSGCGFSGELPEAMVNLQHLQHLDLSDNQLGGPLPASLFDLKMLKVMVLDNNMFSGQLSPAIAHLQQLTVLSISTNSFSGGLPPELGSLKNLEYLDIHTNAFSGSIPASFSNLSRLLYLDANNNNLTGSIFPGIRALVNLVKLDLSSNGLVGAIPKELCQLKNLQSLILSDNELTGSIPEEIGNLKQLEVLNLLKCNLMDTVPLSIGNLEILEGLYISFNSFSGELPASVGELRNLRQLMAKSAGFTGSIPKELGNCKKLTTLVLSGNNFTGTIPEELADLVAVVLFDVEGNRLSGHIPDWIQNWSNVSSISLAQNMFDGPLPGLPLHLVSFSAESNRLSGSIPAKICQGTFLQILRLNDNNLTGSIDETFKGCKNLTELSLLDNHLHGEIPEYLALLPLVSLDLSHNNFTGMIPDRLWESSTILDISLSDNQLTGMITESIGKLLSLQSLSIDRNYLQGPLPRSIGALRNLTALSLSGNMLSEDIPIQLFNCRNLVTLDLSCNNLTGHIPKAISHLTKLNTLVLSRNRLSGAIPSELCVAFSRESHSELEYVQHIGLIDLSRNRLTGHIPRAINNCSILVELHLQDNLLSGTIPVELAELRNITTIDLSSNALVGPVLPWPVPLASLQGLLLSNNRLSGSIPSGIGNILPQITMLDLSGNALTGTLPLDLLCKESLNHLDVSDNNISGQIPFSCHEDKESPIPLIFFNASSNHFSGSLDESISNFTKLTYLDLHNNSLTGRLPSAIARVTSLYYLDLSSNDFSGTIPCGICGMFGLTFANFSGNRDGGTFTLADCAAEEGGVCAANRVDRKMPDHPFHVLEATICCIATAIVIVLVVILVVYLRRRRKMLRRRQFVLVPAGDNAMADHETTLSNNLLGRRRMKKREPPSINLATFEHAPVRVTVDEIMRATGNFDGMHVVGDGGFGTVYRAELPGGRRVAVKRLHGVGRRFQGGEREFRAEMETVGKVRHPNLVPLLGYCAAGDERFLVYEYMEHGSLEDRLRGGGGAALGWPERLTICGGAARGLAFLHHGFVPHVIHRDVKSSNVLLGEGLQPRVSDFGLARIISACETHVSTVLAGTLGYIPPEYALAMRCTAKGDVYSFGVVMLELLTGRPPTWSSAEVTAEGDDERGGGGSLVGWVRWMAARGRGGEVFDACLPVSGAEREQMARVLDVARDCTADEPWRRPTMAEVARRVGAIEAMEYGPLVVAVSSGEPPAMP; encoded by the exons ATGGTTCGACAG TATCACGTTTGCTTGTTCACTCTACTTCTCTGCTTCATCCCTATCACTGCTTTGGCGGAATCCGATATCAAGAATTTATTTGCTCTGAGGAAAGCAATCGCTGTTGGAAAAGGCTTCCTCCACAACTGGTTTGAGCTAGAAACTCCTCCATGCAACTGGTCAGGTATATCATGCGTGGGGCTTACTGTTGTGGCCATAGACCTGTCATCTACGCCACTCTACGTCGATTTTCCATCACAGATCATTGCATTCCAGTCACTCGTTCGGCTCAATGTAAGCGGGTGCGGGTTTTCCGGTGAGCTTCCAGAAGCCATGGTGAATCTGCAGCATCTCCAGCACCTAGATTTGAGTGATAATCAGCTTGGTGGCCCTCTACCTGCCTCATTATTTGACTTGAAGATGCTGAAAGTTATGGTGCTTGACAACAACATGTTCTCTGGACAACTAAGCCCTGCCATTGCTCACCTTCAGCAGCTCACCGTGCTATCCATATCCACGAATTCCTTCTCTGGAGGCCTCCCTCCAGAGCTAGGCAGTCTGAAGAACCTGGAGTACCTCGACATTCACACAAATGCATTTAGTGGATCAATACCGGCATCTTTCAGTAATCTATCTCGGCTCTTGTACCTTGATGCAAACAATAACAATCTCACCGGATCAATATTCCCGGGAATAAGAGCGTTAGTCAACCTTGTCAAGCTCGATTTATCGTCAAATGGTTTGGTGGGGGCAATCCCCAAGGAGCTTTGTCAACTGAAAAATCTGCAAAGTTTAATCCTATCAGACAATGAGTTAACTGGAAGCATCCCAGAAGAGATTGGTAATCTGAAGCAGCTTGAAGTACTCAATCTCCTCAAATGCAATCTCATGGACACCGTCCCTTTGTCGATCGGCAATCTCGAAATCTTGGAAGGGCTTTATATATCATTCAACAGCTTCAGTGGTGAGCTTCCAGCATCTGTTGGTGAGCTACGCAATCTGAGGCAGCTGATGGCGAAGAGTGCAGGGTTCACTGGGAGCATACCGAAAGAACTCGGCAATTGCAAGAAGCTTACTACTCTAGTTCTGTCCGGCAATAACTTCACTGGCACTATACCTGAAGAACTTGCAGATTTAGTTGCCGTTGTCTTGTTTGATGTGGAAGGAAACAGACTCTCAGGCCACATTCCTGATTGGATTCAGAACTGGAGTAATGTTTCATCTATATCGCTTGCGCAGAACATGTTCGACGGACCTCTACCGGGTCTTCCATTACATCTGGTTAGTTTCTCTGCAGAATCCAACCGGCTGTCAGGATCTATCCCTGCCAAGATATGTCAAGGCACCTTTCTGCAGATACTTAGATTGAATGATAACAATCTGACCGGGAGTATCGATGAGACATTTAAGGGATGCAAGAACCTTACTGAGCTAAGCTTGCTAGATAACCATCTCCACGGAGAGATACCAGAATACTTAGCTTTGCTACCACTGGTGTCACTTGATTTGTCACATAACAATTTCACAGGGATGATCCCTGACAGGTTATGGGAATCATCAACCATCTTGGACATCTCTCTCAGTGATAACCAGCTAACTGGCATGATCACAGAGAGCATTGGTAAGCTCTTGAGCTTGCAATCGTTGAGCATCGACAGAAACTACTTGCAAGGACCTCTCCCTCGATCGATCGGCGCTCTAAGGAATCTGACAGCACTGTCTCTCAGTGGCAACATGCTATCTGAGGACATTCCAATACAGCTCTTCAACTGCAGAAACCTTGTCACATTGGACTTGAGCTGTAACAATCTGACAGGGCACATCCCCAAGGCCATATCTCACTTGACAAAGCTCAACACCTTGGTCCTGTCCCGGAATCGGCTGTCAGGCGCTATCCCTTCTGAGCTATGCGTGGCTTTCTCGCGCGAGTCCCATTCTGAATTGGAGTACGTGCAACACATTGGATTGATTGATCTGTCGCGGAACAGATTGACTGGTCACATCCCGAGAGCAATCAACAATTGTTCTATACTGGTAGAGCTACACCTGCAAGACAACTTGTTAAGTGGCACTATACCTGTGGAACTTGCTGAGCTGAGAAACATAACAACCATTGATCTATCTTCCAATGCATTGGTTGGACCTGTCCTTCCATGGCCTGTACCATTGGCAAGCCTCCAAGGCCTTCTTCTGTCTAACAACAGACTCAGTGGCTCCATTCCTTCTGGCATTGGCAACATTCTTCCCCAGATCACAATGCTGGACTTATCGGGTAACGCGCTTACCGGCACTCTTCCATTGGATCTACTCTGCAAAGAGAGCCTAAACCACCTGGATGTCAGTGACAACAACATCTCTGGACAAATCCCATTTTCCTGTCATGAGGACAAAGAATCCCCAATCCCACTGATCTTCTTCAATGCAAGCAGCAACCATTTCTCAGGGAGCCTGGATGAATCGATCTCCAACTTCACAAAGCTGACCTATCTTGATCTCCACAACAACAGCCTCACTGGAAGATTGCCATCAGCAATAGCAAGGGTCACTTCTTTGTACTATCTTGACCTATCAAGCAATGATTTCAGTGGCACCATCCCTTGTGGTATCTGCGGTATGTTTGGCCTGACCTTCGCAAACTTCTCCGGTAACCGCGACGGTGGCACTTTCACCTTGGCAGATTGTGCTGCTGAAGAAGGCGGGGTTTGCGCCGCTAACCGTGTCGATCGAAAGATGCCGGATCATCCGTTCCATGTACTGGAAGCAACCATTTGTTGCATTGCAACGGCCATTGTCATTGTGCTGGTGGTGATCCTGGTGGTTTATCTGAGACGACGGAGGAAGATGTTGAGAAGGAGGCAGTTTGTCCTTGTCCCTGCCGGTGACAACGCCATGGCTGACCATGAGACAACCTTGAGTAACAATCttttggggaggaggaggatgaagaagagGGAGCCACCGAGCATCAACCTCGCGACGTTCGAGCACGCGCCTGTGAGGGTCACCGTGGACGAGATCATGAGAGCCACCGGGAATTTCGACGGGATgcacgtcgtcggcgacggcggcttcgGCACCGTGTACAGGGCGGAGCTCCCCGGCGGCCGGAGGGTCGCCGTCAAGAGGCTCCACGGCGTCGGCCGCCGGTTCCAGGGCGGCGAACGCGAGTTCCGCGCCGAGATGGAGACCGTCGGCAAGGTGAGGCACCCCAACCTCGTCCCCCTCCTCGGCTactgcgccgccggcgacgagcggttCCTCGTCTACGAGTACATGGAGCACGGCAGCCTGGAGGAccggctgcgcggcggcggcggcgcggcgctcgggTGGCCGGAGCGGCTCACGatctgcggcggcgccgcccgcgggCTCGCGTTCCTGCACCACGGCTTCGTGCCGCACGTCATCCACCGCGACGTCAAGTCCAGCAACGTCCTCCTAGGCGAGGGCCTCCAGCCGCGGGTGTCCGACTTCGGCCTCGCGCGGATCATCAGCGCGTGCGAGACCCACGTCAGCACCGTCCTCGCCGGCACGCTCGGCTACATCCCGCCGGAGTACGCGCTGGCGATGCGGTGCACCGCCAAGggcgacgtgtacagcttcggcgtcgTCATGCTGGAGCTGCTCACGGGGCGGCCGCCGACGTGGTCGTCGGCGGAGGTGACGGCGGAGGGTGacgacgagcgcggcggcggcgggagcctCGTCGGGTGGGTGCGGTggatggcggcgcgcgggcgtgGCGGCGAGGTGTTCGACGCTTGCCTGCCGGTGTCCGGCGCGGAGCGGGAGCAGATGGCGCGGGTGCTCGACGTCGCCCGCGACTGCACCGCCGACGAGCCGTGGAGGAGGCCGACCATGGCGGAGGTGGCCAGGAGGGTGGGGGCGATCGAGGCGATGGAGTACGGGCCTCTGGTGGTGGCAGTGTCCAGTGGCGAGCCGCCGGCGATGCCATGA